Proteins from one Streptosporangium becharense genomic window:
- a CDS encoding alkene reductase — protein sequence MPFSTYKLGDLRLPNRIVMAPMTRSRAYVDGIPSSLTALYYAQRASAGLIVTEGVQPSQAGKGYMDTPGLHTDEQVAGWRVVTDAVHAAGGRIFAQVMHAGRIGHPANTGALPVGPSAVQAAGQIFTPEGMQDLPEPLELSTAEIETTVQDFADAAARAIEAGFDGVELHGANGYLVHQFLSQNANLRDDRYGGSVENRIRFAVEIARAVVDRIGAERVGIRLSPGNGAQDLVEDDMHEVYPALVSALADLGLTYLHLVASPSDDLNREIRKSWPTTLIVNDPSIADPAARLAHWLERDADLVALGTAFLANPDLPVRLLLGAELGQPDFATAFGGDHRGYTDYPTLAVHTA from the coding sequence ATGCCGTTCTCGACGTACAAGCTCGGTGACCTCCGGCTGCCCAACCGGATCGTCATGGCCCCCATGACGCGCTCACGCGCCTACGTGGACGGGATCCCCTCCTCGCTGACCGCGCTCTACTACGCCCAGCGGGCTTCAGCCGGTCTCATCGTCACCGAGGGCGTCCAGCCCAGCCAGGCCGGCAAGGGCTACATGGACACGCCGGGCCTGCACACCGACGAGCAGGTGGCGGGCTGGCGCGTGGTCACCGACGCCGTCCACGCGGCGGGCGGCAGGATCTTCGCCCAGGTCATGCACGCCGGGCGGATCGGCCACCCCGCCAACACCGGCGCGCTGCCCGTCGGCCCGTCGGCCGTACAGGCCGCCGGACAGATCTTCACCCCCGAGGGCATGCAGGACCTTCCCGAGCCGCTGGAGCTGTCCACCGCCGAGATCGAGACGACGGTGCAGGACTTCGCGGACGCCGCCGCCCGCGCCATCGAGGCGGGCTTCGACGGAGTCGAGCTGCACGGCGCCAACGGCTACCTCGTCCACCAGTTCCTGTCGCAGAACGCCAACCTGCGCGACGACCGCTACGGCGGGTCGGTGGAGAACCGGATCCGCTTCGCCGTGGAGATCGCCCGCGCGGTCGTGGACCGGATCGGCGCGGAGCGGGTCGGCATCCGGCTCTCCCCCGGCAACGGTGCCCAGGACCTGGTCGAGGACGACATGCACGAGGTCTACCCGGCACTGGTCTCGGCGCTCGCCGATCTCGGCCTGACCTACCTGCACCTGGTGGCGAGCCCGTCCGACGATCTCAACCGGGAGATCCGCAAGTCGTGGCCGACCACCCTGATCGTGAACGACCCCTCGATCGCCGACCCGGCGGCGCGGCTCGCGCACTGGCTGGAGCGGGACGCCGACCTGGTCGCGCTGGGCACGGCGTTCCTGGCCAACCCGGACCTGCCGGTGCGCCTGCTCCTCGGCGCCGAACTCGGCCAGCCCGACTTCGCCACCGCCTTCGGCGGCGACCACCGCGGCTACACCGACTACCCGACGCTGGCCGTGCACACCGCGTGA
- a CDS encoding class I SAM-dependent methyltransferase has translation MDLDAFRELLTPLGQEALDAAAQVAGDDPVSAVTRLRRRYDAGLVSAALTQAGLRLRAREKFGADADLMYFTPAGLEQATRREVADHRARRIPAGSRVADVCCGIGGDLLALARAGCVVEAVDADPLTAAVAWANAEALGFGDRVSVRAADASALDPSAFDVLFADPARRTARGRTFDPAAYSPPWPDVLEMVAKAEAACLKVAPGIPYEFLPEGTEAEWVSYRGDVKEAVIWCGALAGGVGRRATMLPSGATMTPDPGLGAAPTGPVGRFVYEPDGAAIRAHLVAEVAAAVGGRLLDPHIAYITADTATPTPWASRYEVHETLPFSLKRLRAALRERGVGNVTIKKRGSAVDVERLRKDLRLSGRESAVVILTRIGERPFAFVCGPC, from the coding sequence GTGGACCTCGACGCGTTCCGGGAACTGCTGACCCCGCTCGGCCAGGAGGCGCTGGACGCCGCGGCACAGGTGGCCGGGGACGACCCGGTCTCGGCGGTGACGCGGCTGCGCAGACGCTACGACGCCGGGCTGGTCTCGGCGGCGCTGACCCAGGCCGGGCTCAGGCTGCGCGCGCGGGAGAAGTTCGGCGCGGACGCCGACCTGATGTACTTCACCCCCGCGGGGCTGGAGCAGGCCACCCGCCGCGAGGTCGCCGACCACCGGGCACGACGCATCCCCGCGGGCTCGCGGGTCGCCGACGTCTGCTGCGGCATCGGCGGGGACCTGCTGGCCCTGGCCAGGGCCGGGTGCGTCGTGGAGGCCGTCGACGCCGACCCCCTCACCGCCGCGGTCGCCTGGGCCAACGCCGAGGCCCTGGGGTTCGGCGACCGGGTCTCGGTTCGCGCGGCGGACGCCTCGGCACTCGACCCCTCGGCCTTCGACGTGCTGTTCGCCGACCCCGCCCGCCGCACGGCGCGCGGCCGGACCTTCGACCCGGCGGCCTACTCCCCGCCCTGGCCGGACGTGCTGGAGATGGTGGCCAAGGCGGAGGCGGCCTGCCTGAAGGTCGCCCCCGGCATCCCGTACGAGTTCCTGCCCGAGGGGACGGAGGCGGAGTGGGTCTCCTACCGGGGCGACGTCAAGGAGGCCGTCATCTGGTGCGGCGCGCTGGCGGGCGGGGTGGGACGCCGGGCCACGATGCTCCCGTCCGGCGCCACGATGACGCCCGACCCGGGGCTCGGCGCGGCGCCGACCGGCCCGGTCGGCCGGTTCGTCTACGAGCCGGACGGCGCGGCGATCCGGGCCCATCTGGTCGCGGAGGTCGCCGCCGCGGTCGGCGGGCGCCTGCTCGACCCGCACATCGCCTACATCACCGCCGACACCGCGACCCCGACCCCGTGGGCGTCGCGGTACGAGGTGCACGAGACGCTGCCGTTCTCGTTGAAGCGGTTGCGGGCGGCGCTCCGCGAACGGGGGGTGGGCAATGTGACGATCAAGAAACGGGGTTCGGCGGTCGACGTCGAGCGTCTCAGAAAGGATCTACGGCTCTCCGGCCGTGAATCCGCGGTGGTCATTCTGACCCGGATCGGGGAAAGGCCGTTCGCCTTCGTCTGCGGTCCGTGCTGA
- the tsaE gene encoding tRNA (adenosine(37)-N6)-threonylcarbamoyltransferase complex ATPase subunit type 1 TsaE codes for MRVAATAEEMRGLGTELAALLRPGDLVVLSGPLGAGKTTLVQGIAEGLKVRGPITSPTFVIARVHPSLADGPALVHVDAYRLGGDLEVDDLDLDASLEESVTVVEWGEGLVEGLADDRLEISIGRGEPGDGGEERTVELRGVGTRWAGVA; via the coding sequence ATGAGGGTCGCCGCGACCGCGGAGGAGATGCGCGGGCTGGGCACGGAGCTGGCCGCGCTGCTGCGCCCGGGTGATCTCGTGGTGCTCTCGGGCCCGCTCGGGGCGGGCAAGACCACCCTGGTCCAGGGCATCGCCGAAGGGCTCAAGGTGCGCGGCCCGATCACCTCGCCGACCTTCGTCATCGCCCGGGTCCACCCCTCGCTGGCGGACGGCCCGGCGCTGGTGCATGTCGACGCCTACCGCCTGGGCGGCGACCTGGAGGTCGACGACCTCGACCTGGACGCCTCGCTGGAGGAGTCGGTGACGGTCGTGGAGTGGGGTGAGGGGCTGGTGGAGGGGCTCGCCGACGACCGGCTGGAGATCTCCATCGGCCGCGGCGAGCCGGGCGACGGGGGAGAGGAGCGCACCGTCGAGCTCCGCGGCGTCGGCACGCGCTGGGCGGGCGTCGCCTGA
- a CDS encoding alpha/beta fold hydrolase: MSSTGRRRAGIAGAVVGVASAGVAAAALAKRYAVGRIRLRPDLEAGEPFGELRGRPTTVTTSDGVSLYAEVDGRQDAPLTVVFCHGYTLNLDSWHYQRRDLGDSHSLVLWDQRSHGRSPRATPGDCTIDRLGDDLAEVLEALVPGPCVLVGHSMGGMTIMALAERYPELFGDRVRGVALISTSTGRLGEISLGLPALLSRAVHKVTPGTVSLLRRNGNLVDKGRQVGNDVAFLALRHLGFGDARNVSPTVVDFVESMIRSTPFEVIAEFYPALMSHDKLGALAVLDPVPTSIMVGDKDWLTPVEHSRAMAAALPGAHFIEVPASSHLVQLERPATVNDALRDLIKRVETDAEVLERAERVETDAEPVERVKHVETDGEETDR, encoded by the coding sequence ATGAGCAGTACCGGACGGCGCAGGGCCGGAATCGCGGGAGCGGTGGTCGGCGTCGCGTCCGCGGGGGTGGCCGCCGCGGCGCTCGCCAAGCGGTACGCCGTCGGCCGCATCAGGCTCCGCCCCGACCTGGAGGCCGGTGAGCCGTTCGGCGAGCTGCGCGGCCGCCCCACGACCGTCACCACCTCCGACGGGGTGTCCCTGTACGCCGAGGTGGACGGCCGGCAGGACGCGCCGCTGACGGTGGTGTTCTGCCACGGCTACACCCTCAACCTCGACTCCTGGCACTACCAGCGGCGCGACCTGGGCGACTCCCACAGTCTCGTCCTGTGGGACCAGCGCTCCCACGGGCGTTCGCCGCGGGCGACCCCCGGAGACTGCACGATCGACCGGCTCGGCGACGACCTGGCCGAGGTGCTCGAAGCGCTGGTGCCCGGTCCCTGCGTGCTCGTCGGGCACTCCATGGGCGGCATGACGATCATGGCGCTGGCCGAGCGGTACCCCGAGCTGTTCGGTGACCGGGTCAGGGGGGTCGCGCTGATCTCCACCTCCACCGGCAGGCTGGGCGAGATCTCCCTGGGCCTGCCCGCCCTGCTGTCCAGGGCGGTGCACAAGGTCACCCCGGGCACGGTGTCGCTCCTGCGGCGCAACGGCAACCTGGTCGACAAGGGGCGTCAGGTCGGCAACGACGTGGCCTTCCTCGCCCTGCGTCACCTGGGTTTCGGCGACGCCAGGAACGTCAGCCCCACGGTCGTCGACTTCGTCGAGTCGATGATCCGCTCCACCCCGTTCGAGGTGATCGCCGAGTTCTACCCGGCGCTGATGTCGCACGACAAGCTGGGTGCGCTCGCCGTGCTGGACCCCGTACCCACCTCGATCATGGTCGGGGACAAGGACTGGCTGACCCCCGTCGAGCACAGCAGGGCGATGGCGGCGGCGCTGCCGGGGGCCCACTTCATCGAGGTGCCCGCCAGCTCGCACCTGGTCCAGCTGGAGCGGCCGGCCACGGTGAACGACGCGCTGCGCGACCTGATCAAGCGCGTGGAGACCGACGCAGAGGTACTGGAGCGGGCCGAGCGCGTGGAGACCGACGCAGAGCCGGTGGAGCGGGTGAAGCACGTGGAGACCGACGGAGAGGAGACGGACCGATGA
- the tsaD gene encoding tRNA (adenosine(37)-N6)-threonylcarbamoyltransferase complex transferase subunit TsaD, producing MRDEPVVLGIETSCDETGVGIVRGHTLLANTIASSVEQHARFGGVVPEVASRAHLEAMTPTVERALERAGMRLTDVDAIAVTAGPGLSGALLVGVAAAKAYALGLGVPLYGVNHLAAHVAVDQLEHGALPKPCIAMLVSGGHSSLLLVPDVAEEVVSLGSTVDDAAGEAFDKVARVLGLPFPGGPHIDRVAREGSGTAVAFPRGKYDDGTLDFSFSGLKTAVARWVEARQRSGGAIHVPDVAASFQEAVVDVLTRKALQACAKYGVDDLLIGGGVAANSRLRAMAQERCDAAGVRLRVPSPGLCTDNGAMVAALGSDLVSAGVVPSRLDIPADSSLPITTVHV from the coding sequence ATGCGTGACGAACCCGTGGTCCTCGGCATCGAGACCTCGTGCGACGAGACGGGCGTGGGCATCGTCCGAGGGCACACCCTGCTGGCCAACACCATCGCCTCCAGCGTCGAGCAGCACGCCCGGTTCGGCGGGGTGGTTCCCGAGGTCGCCTCCCGGGCACACCTGGAGGCCATGACCCCGACGGTGGAGCGGGCCCTGGAGCGGGCCGGCATGCGTCTCACCGACGTCGACGCGATCGCGGTGACCGCCGGGCCGGGGCTGTCGGGGGCGTTGCTGGTCGGCGTCGCCGCGGCCAAGGCGTACGCCCTGGGCCTGGGCGTGCCCCTCTACGGGGTGAACCACCTGGCCGCCCACGTCGCCGTCGACCAGCTCGAACACGGTGCCCTGCCCAAGCCGTGCATCGCCATGCTGGTCTCCGGTGGTCACTCCTCGCTGCTGCTCGTGCCGGACGTGGCCGAGGAGGTCGTCTCGCTGGGGTCCACGGTGGACGACGCGGCGGGTGAGGCGTTCGACAAGGTGGCCCGCGTCCTCGGCCTGCCGTTCCCCGGCGGGCCGCACATCGACCGGGTGGCCCGGGAGGGTTCCGGCACCGCCGTGGCGTTCCCCCGCGGCAAGTACGACGACGGGACGCTCGACTTCTCCTTCTCCGGCCTGAAGACCGCCGTGGCCCGGTGGGTGGAGGCCCGGCAGCGGTCGGGCGGGGCGATCCACGTGCCCGACGTGGCGGCGTCGTTCCAGGAGGCCGTCGTCGACGTGCTGACCCGCAAGGCTCTGCAGGCGTGCGCGAAGTACGGCGTCGACGACCTGCTGATCGGCGGCGGGGTGGCGGCCAACTCCCGCCTGCGGGCCATGGCCCAGGAGCGCTGCGACGCGGCCGGCGTCCGGCTGCGCGTGCCCAGCCCGGGCCTGTGCACCGACAACGGGGCCATGGTGGCCGCGCTGGGCTCGGACCTGGTGTCGGCGGGGGTCGTGCCGTCGCGGCTGGACATTCCCGCCGACTCGTCGCTGCCGATCACCACCGTGCACGTCTGA
- the rimI gene encoding ribosomal protein S18-alanine N-acetyltransferase: MSGAVLRQMTVDDLPAVMEIERETFPSDAWSEGMLRGELADQPRTRHYVVALVDGEIVGYAGLAAAGDQADVQTIAVLSSRRRAGIGGAMLTDLLTEAARRGAVSVFLEVRADNPGAQAVYDRFGFERIGVRRRYYEDGTDAIMMKKDLHA; this comes from the coding sequence ATGAGCGGTGCCGTGCTGCGACAGATGACCGTGGACGACCTGCCCGCGGTGATGGAGATCGAGCGCGAGACCTTTCCCTCCGACGCGTGGAGCGAGGGCATGCTCCGCGGCGAGCTGGCGGACCAGCCGAGAACCCGTCACTACGTGGTGGCCCTGGTCGACGGCGAGATCGTCGGCTACGCCGGTCTCGCGGCGGCGGGCGACCAGGCCGACGTGCAGACGATCGCCGTCCTGTCCTCCCGGCGGCGGGCCGGGATCGGCGGCGCCATGCTCACCGACCTCCTCACCGAGGCCGCGCGGCGCGGTGCGGTCTCGGTCTTCCTGGAGGTGCGCGCCGACAACCCCGGCGCGCAGGCGGTGTACGACAGGTTCGGGTTCGAGCGGATCGGCGTCCGCCGCCGCTACTACGAAGACGGCACCGACGCGATCATGATGAAGAAGGATCTCCATGCGTGA
- a CDS encoding MarR family winged helix-turn-helix transcriptional regulator — translation MVEPLIDEGAGPVASCDGGGDELSLNCLMAQATRGYRVLLAGLLAEIDLYPGQERVMTSLWEHGPQTQNALARMLGIDMSTMTKSLQRLERSGFVSRTPSPANRRISIVSTTPAGDALRPAVNRILAEANRRTTRGLTHEQTAVLSSLLGVVRGNLCREAAP, via the coding sequence ATGGTGGAGCCGCTGATCGACGAAGGTGCCGGCCCGGTCGCGAGTTGTGACGGGGGAGGCGACGAACTCAGCCTCAACTGCCTGATGGCCCAGGCGACCCGCGGTTACCGCGTGCTTCTCGCCGGCCTGCTGGCGGAGATCGACCTCTACCCGGGCCAGGAACGGGTGATGACCTCGCTGTGGGAGCACGGCCCCCAGACGCAGAACGCCCTGGCCAGGATGCTCGGCATCGACATGTCGACGATGACCAAGAGCCTGCAGCGCCTGGAACGCAGCGGTTTCGTCAGCCGCACGCCCAGCCCCGCCAACCGGCGGATCAGCATCGTGAGCACGACCCCGGCGGGCGACGCCCTCCGTCCCGCGGTGAACCGGATCCTCGCGGAGGCCAACCGCCGGACCACCCGGGGGCTCACCCACGAGCAGACCGCGGTGCTGTCTTCGCTGCTGGGCGTGGTCAGGGGCAACCTGTGCCGGGAGGCCGCCCCCTAG
- the tsaB gene encoding tRNA (adenosine(37)-N6)-threonylcarbamoyltransferase complex dimerization subunit type 1 TsaB encodes MLVLAFDTATPAVTAALHDGARVLAESTTIDARRHGELLVPTIETVLREAGASLGDVTAVVAGAGPGPYTGLRVGLVTAQALATSLGVPAYGVCTLDALAYGSGLAEPFLVATDARRKEVFWGHYQDMRTRLSGPAVDRPHDLPGELPLVGAGARMYAEVLGASRLLDAGEYPYAGALAALAAEQLGAPDVREVVENGTHPVLSLPRPIYLRRPDAQVPGAPKKVSA; translated from the coding sequence GTGCTGGTCCTGGCCTTTGACACCGCGACCCCCGCCGTCACCGCAGCGTTGCACGACGGTGCGAGGGTCCTCGCCGAGTCGACGACGATAGACGCGCGCCGCCACGGTGAGCTGCTGGTTCCCACGATCGAGACGGTCCTGCGCGAGGCCGGGGCGTCGCTCGGCGACGTCACGGCCGTCGTCGCCGGAGCGGGCCCCGGCCCCTACACGGGGCTGCGGGTCGGCCTGGTCACCGCCCAGGCCCTCGCGACCTCGCTGGGCGTCCCGGCGTACGGGGTGTGCACGCTCGACGCGCTCGCCTACGGCAGCGGGCTGGCGGAGCCGTTCCTGGTGGCCACCGACGCCCGGCGCAAGGAGGTGTTCTGGGGGCACTACCAGGACATGCGCACCCGTCTGTCCGGTCCCGCGGTCGACCGGCCGCACGACCTGCCGGGGGAGCTCCCCCTGGTCGGCGCGGGCGCCCGGATGTACGCCGAGGTCCTCGGCGCCTCCCGCCTGCTCGACGCCGGTGAGTATCCGTACGCCGGGGCGCTGGCGGCGCTGGCCGCCGAGCAGCTCGGCGCGCCGGACGTCCGGGAGGTCGTGGAGAACGGCACGCACCCCGTGCTGAGCCTGCCCCGCCCGATCTACCTGCGCCGCCCCGACGCCCAGGTGCCGGGGGCACCCAAGAAGGTGTCCGCATGA
- the alr gene encoding alanine racemase, which produces MNFPMTPAEARVDLSAIRENIALLGGHAGGAEMMAAVKADAYGHGLVPAARACLEGGAGRLGTAYVREALSLREQGVTAPILAWIIPPGEPLEQAVERGIELSAASSQRVDEIADAAARAGATAGVHLKVDTGLSRGGATPDDWSAVLDRALARQAEGTIEIVGLWSHFACADIPGHPSVTLQLAAFDEALAIAEKAGAGGSHVIRHIANSAATLTLPQARYDMVRPGVAIFGLSPVPELGDFGLRPAMTLVARIALVKRVPAGSGVSYGHLYVTDRESTLGLVPLGYADGILRHATNRAEVLAAGRRRRIAGRVCMDQFMIDVGDDPLAEGDEVILFGDGSRGEPTLQEWADSLGTITHEIVTRIGSRVPRVYR; this is translated from the coding sequence ATGAATTTCCCGATGACACCGGCCGAGGCGCGGGTGGACCTGTCGGCGATCCGAGAGAACATCGCGCTGCTCGGCGGCCACGCCGGCGGAGCCGAGATGATGGCCGCGGTCAAGGCCGACGCCTACGGGCACGGGCTGGTCCCCGCCGCGCGGGCCTGCCTTGAGGGCGGAGCCGGGCGGCTCGGCACCGCCTACGTCCGGGAGGCCCTGTCGCTGCGCGAGCAGGGCGTCACCGCGCCGATCCTGGCGTGGATCATCCCGCCGGGCGAGCCGCTGGAGCAGGCGGTCGAGCGCGGCATCGAGCTCTCGGCGGCCTCGTCCCAGCGGGTCGACGAGATCGCCGACGCCGCGGCCCGCGCCGGCGCGACCGCCGGGGTGCACCTGAAGGTCGACACCGGCCTGTCGCGCGGCGGCGCCACCCCGGACGACTGGTCGGCGGTGCTCGACAGGGCGTTGGCCAGGCAGGCCGAGGGCACGATCGAGATCGTCGGGCTCTGGTCCCACTTCGCCTGCGCCGACATCCCGGGCCACCCGTCCGTCACGCTCCAACTGGCGGCCTTCGACGAGGCGCTGGCCATCGCCGAGAAGGCGGGCGCCGGCGGCTCCCACGTCATCCGGCACATCGCCAACTCGGCGGCGACCCTGACGCTGCCGCAGGCCCGCTACGACATGGTCCGGCCGGGGGTCGCGATCTTCGGGCTCAGTCCCGTGCCCGAGCTCGGCGACTTCGGGCTCCGGCCCGCGATGACCCTGGTCGCGCGGATCGCGCTGGTCAAGCGGGTGCCCGCGGGCTCCGGGGTCTCCTACGGGCACCTGTACGTCACCGACCGGGAGAGCACGCTCGGCCTCGTCCCGCTGGGGTACGCGGACGGGATCCTGCGGCACGCCACCAACCGGGCGGAGGTGCTGGCGGCCGGTCGCCGGCGGCGGATCGCGGGACGGGTCTGCATGGACCAGTTCATGATCGACGTGGGGGACGACCCGCTGGCGGAGGGCGACGAGGTGATCCTCTTCGGTGACGGCTCGCGGGGCGAGCCGACCCTCCAGGAGTGGGCCGATTCCCTCGGCACGATAACGCATGAGATCGTGACCAGGATCGGTTCGCGGGTCCCGCGCGTTTACCGGTGA
- a CDS encoding class F sortase, with product MAGSTRWSRVVLAGALTGAVMVAFGTRGGGEEDAPARVSVVPERIDIPSLGIKAPLMKLGVTGGRIDLPPYEKPGTAGWVEDSVVPGDEGPAVILGHVDTKTAPAVFYRLKEIKEGQAIKVVRSDGKVAHYRVDSVEQTSKTRFPADKVYLEDGLRLITCGGEFDRDDGEYRDNFIVYATLVGA from the coding sequence ATGGCAGGTTCCACCCGCTGGTCCAGGGTCGTCCTGGCCGGGGCCCTCACCGGCGCGGTCATGGTGGCGTTCGGCACCAGGGGCGGGGGGGAGGAGGACGCTCCCGCCCGTGTCTCGGTCGTGCCCGAGCGCATCGACATCCCGTCCCTAGGCATCAAGGCGCCCCTGATGAAGCTGGGCGTGACGGGCGGCCGGATCGACCTGCCGCCGTATGAGAAGCCCGGCACGGCGGGCTGGGTCGAGGACAGCGTCGTCCCCGGGGACGAGGGACCCGCGGTGATCCTCGGGCATGTCGACACCAAGACCGCTCCGGCGGTCTTCTACCGGCTCAAGGAGATCAAGGAGGGGCAGGCCATCAAGGTCGTGCGCAGCGACGGCAAGGTGGCCCACTACCGGGTCGACTCCGTCGAGCAGACCAGCAAGACGCGCTTCCCCGCCGACAAGGTCTACCTGGAGGACGGCCTGCGGCTGATCACCTGCGGCGGTGAGTTCGACCGGGACGACGGCGAGTACCGCGACAACTTCATCGTCTACGCCACCCTCGTCGGGGCCTGA
- a CDS encoding NAD(P)H-hydrate dehydratase gives MRTAYTSDQIRAAEAALMATLPEGTLMERAATGLAVTCAGMLGTVYGSRVVLLVGGGDNGGDALYAGARLADRGARVDAILAGPRVHAGGLDALRRAGGRVTDLGRAAGSPEGGGQAASGTAPGGSAVPEAAGRLIRAAGLVVDGLVGIGGAGALREPYATLAALAGDAPGRVVAVDVPSGVDASSGRVEGPAVRADVTVTFGAWKIGLLVDPGAGYAGRARLVDIGLGPHLPEPGAVAPADADVAALLPVPDASADKYRRGVVGIAAGSERYTGAAVLAVGGALRGGVGMVRYAGTAAPAARVRARWPEAVITTLTPGQGVEEVGRVQAWVLGPGLGTGQEAHAVARSVLDGDVPVLVDADGLTLLAEDRTLLRRTAPVLITPHAGELSRLLGVPRERIEARRLEHARRAAAELGVTVLLKGSTTLVAEEGRPVVINLTGAPWLATGGTGDVLAGLAGALLAGGLSGYDAASCAAHLHGIAGQEGPLAAGDVVEALPGAVRAVMNRLRRDGRAARLEK, from the coding sequence ATGCGGACCGCGTACACCTCTGACCAGATCAGGGCGGCCGAGGCGGCGCTGATGGCGACGCTGCCCGAGGGCACCCTGATGGAACGGGCGGCCACCGGGCTCGCCGTCACCTGTGCCGGGATGCTCGGCACGGTCTACGGCTCCCGCGTCGTGCTGCTCGTCGGCGGCGGCGACAACGGCGGCGACGCCCTGTACGCCGGGGCCCGGCTCGCGGACAGGGGCGCCAGGGTCGACGCGATCCTCGCCGGTCCCCGCGTCCACGCCGGTGGTCTGGACGCCCTGCGCCGCGCGGGTGGCCGGGTGACGGACCTCGGGCGGGCGGCGGGGAGCCCGGAGGGGGGCGGTCAGGCGGCCTCCGGGACTGCCCCGGGCGGTTCCGCGGTGCCCGAGGCGGCCGGGCGGCTGATCCGGGCGGCCGGCCTCGTCGTGGACGGCCTCGTCGGGATCGGCGGGGCGGGTGCGCTACGGGAGCCGTACGCGACCCTGGCGGCCCTGGCGGGCGACGCGCCAGGCCGGGTCGTCGCGGTGGACGTGCCGAGCGGGGTGGATGCGAGCAGTGGCCGGGTCGAGGGTCCGGCGGTGCGCGCGGACGTCACCGTCACCTTCGGTGCCTGGAAGATCGGCCTGCTCGTCGATCCCGGCGCCGGGTACGCGGGCCGGGCCCGGCTCGTCGACATCGGGCTCGGCCCCCACCTGCCGGAGCCCGGGGCCGTCGCCCCGGCCGACGCCGACGTGGCCGCGCTGCTGCCCGTGCCGGACGCCTCCGCCGACAAGTACCGGCGGGGTGTCGTCGGGATCGCCGCCGGGAGCGAGCGCTACACCGGCGCCGCGGTCCTCGCCGTGGGCGGGGCGTTGCGGGGCGGGGTGGGCATGGTCCGCTACGCCGGGACCGCCGCGCCCGCGGCCCGGGTGCGGGCGCGCTGGCCGGAGGCCGTCATCACCACGCTCACGCCGGGCCAGGGGGTCGAGGAGGTGGGCCGCGTGCAGGCGTGGGTCCTCGGCCCGGGGCTCGGCACCGGCCAGGAGGCCCACGCCGTCGCCAGGTCGGTGCTGGACGGTGACGTGCCGGTCCTCGTCGACGCCGACGGGCTGACCCTGCTGGCCGAGGACAGGACACTGCTCCGCCGCACGGCACCCGTACTGATCACCCCGCACGCGGGTGAGCTCTCCCGGCTGCTGGGCGTGCCGCGGGAGCGGATCGAGGCGCGGCGACTGGAGCACGCGCGGCGGGCGGCGGCGGAGCTGGGGGTGACCGTGCTGCTCAAGGGCTCCACCACGCTGGTCGCCGAGGAGGGCCGCCCGGTCGTGATCAACCTCACCGGTGCCCCGTGGCTCGCCACCGGCGGCACCGGCGACGTGCTGGCCGGTCTGGCGGGTGCGCTGCTGGCCGGCGGCCTGTCCGGGTACGACGCGGCCTCCTGCGCCGCCCACCTGCACGGGATCGCCGGTCAGGAGGGCCCGTTGGCGGCCGGGGACGTCGTGGAGGCCCTGCCCGGCGCCGTCCGGGCGGTGATGAACCGGCTTCGGCGGGACGGCCGAGCTGCCAGACTGGAAAAATGA
- a CDS encoding holo-ACP synthase → MIVGIGVDVVDVARFEATLTRTPALRARLFTEAEGVLATESLAARFAAKEAVAKALGVPPGLRHLDAEVRVGAHGRPELHLDGRAADVARELGVVRWHISLTHDGGVAIAYVIAEG, encoded by the coding sequence ATGATCGTGGGGATCGGCGTCGACGTGGTCGACGTGGCCAGGTTCGAGGCGACGCTGACGCGGACGCCCGCGCTGCGGGCACGGCTGTTCACCGAGGCGGAGGGCGTGCTGGCGACCGAGTCGCTGGCCGCGAGGTTCGCGGCCAAGGAAGCCGTCGCCAAGGCCCTCGGCGTGCCCCCGGGCCTGCGGCACCTGGACGCCGAGGTGCGTGTCGGCGCTCACGGGCGCCCCGAACTGCACCTGGACGGCCGGGCCGCGGACGTGGCGCGGGAGCTGGGCGTCGTCCGGTGGCACATCTCGCTGACCCATGACGGGGGCGTCGCGATCGCCTACGTGATCGCCGAGGGCTAG